Proteins found in one Asterias amurensis chromosome 13, ASM3211899v1 genomic segment:
- the LOC139946501 gene encoding uncharacterized protein yields MAATASPLPQTSALNLSIKMTDQVNNRDYLAQHRHCGKPVQRVHPNGRLSEQGSLPPMELSTKLPNGADPMDLSTNMPDLIMSRKQRVFTSEDSKDIQYWDKRRKNNDAAKRSREKRRLTDLVLETHVMNLARENEKLKAELQAMKGKPCKNKNAKSQNRIHPTSSGKQLGHGIAYPVYEQDLSFFQAPPTTKMYPAEQAKNLLPPYPTSLQPTVRPFMDRLATEIPQRAPVSLPPSMDVNAVHAYLGNSHQLMIKQETPIDQPLVARQPYVGFLNGKTKVTSPSEGPSFSPSLLPSVPPTIQTNPIDAQQKPPSPPSPHSAFSSGIELSKLPHKLRDKLKRSLAQTEEGAVVKTPSTSEEPLCKIKRTVSSEMSSIPIPQRSKVAHEELQCGRPRLDSFTPPPSSSSSDGNISPHPCSSVLEYPVKSEFIPSGSSSELTLNETHERMVEAAQALAALNKGTTEGFPMHGSVRNLQMSMDDSAKYWDKRRRNNQAAKKCRDAKRLLIDYRAARSAYLEQENIQLHHETSSLQKDVARLKELVRRKTAEANKKLSQQ; encoded by the coding sequence ATGGCAGCAACAGCATCTCCACTTCCCCAGACATCAGCTTTGAATCTTTCCATCAAGATGACGGACCAGGTGAACAACAGGGACTACCTCGCACAGCACCGACACTGCGGCAAGCCTGTGCAGCGTGTCCACCCGAACGGTCGCCTGTCCGAACAGGGGAGTCTCCCACCCATGGAGCTATCAACCAAGCTCCCCAACGGCGCGGACCCAATGGATCTGAGCACGAACATGCCAGACCTGATCATGTCCCGTAAGCAGAGAGTGTTCACTTCGGAAGACTCTAAGGATATCCAGTATTGGGACAAACGCCGCAAGAACAACGATGCCGCCAAGAGATCGAGAGAGAAGCGGCGCCTGACGGACCTCGTTCTGGAAACTCACGTGATGAACCTCGCTAGGGAGAACGAGAAGCTCAAAGCAGAGCTGCAGGCCATGAAAGGCAAACCTTGCAAGAACAAAAACGCCAAAAGTCAAAACAGAATCCATCCAACATCAAGTGGCAAACAATTAGGCCATGGAATTGCTTACCCCGTTTATGAGCAAGATTTATCATTCTTCCAAGCACCACCAACCACCAAAATGTACCCAGCCGAACAAGCCAAGAACTTGCTACCACCATATCCAACTTCGTTGCAACCTACAGTACGTCCATTCATGGATAGACTAGCTACTGAAATTCCTCAGAGGGCACCAGTTTCTTTGCCGCCAAGCATGGATGTTAACGCAGTCCATGCCTACCTCGGGAATTCACATCAACTGATGATCAAGCAAGAAACCCCGATAGATCAACCACTGGTAGCTCGGCAACCTTATGTTGGTTTCCTTAACGGCAAGACCAAAGTGACCTCACCATCAGAGGGTCCGTCTTTCTCCCCATCGCTGCTCCCTTCGGTTCCCCCGACTATACAAACTAACCCGATAGACGCCCAACAGaaacccccctccccaccctCTCCACACAGTGCCTTCTCGTCAGGCATTGAACTCTCCAAACTTCCTCATAAACTTCGCGATAAACTAAAGCGTTCTCTTGCACAGACCGAAGAGGGCGCTGTCGTCAAGACACCATCAACATCCGAAGAGCCATTGTGCAAGATAAAGAGAACAGTGTCCTCTGAAATGTCTAGTATTCCTATTCCACAGAGGTCAAAGGTCGCTCATGAAGAACTTCAATGTGGTCGCCCTAGGTTGGACAGCTTTACACCCCCTCCTTCAAGCTCCTCAAGCGATGGCAACATAAGCCCCCATCCGTGTAGCTCCGTCTTGGAGTACCCAGTCAAATCGGAATTCATCCCTTCTGGTTCCTCATCTGAACTTACCCTGAACGAAACCCACGAGAGGATGGTTGAGGCAGCCCAGGCCTTAGCAGCCCTCAACAAAGGTACCACAGAGGGTTTCCCCATGCATGGTAGCGTACGCAATCTTCAAATGAGCATGGATGACAGTGCGAAATACTGGGACAAGCGAAGACGCAACAACCAAGCTGCCAAGAAATGCCGAGATGCAAAGAGACTCTTGATCGATTACAGAGCGGCTCGTTCGGCTTACTTGGAGCAGGAGAACATCCAGCTACATCATGAAACGTCTTCGCTGCAGAAGGATGTGGCTAGATTGAAGGAACTTGTCAGGAGAAAAACGGCAGAAGCAAACAAGAAGTTATCTCAACAGTAA
- the LOC139946543 gene encoding uncharacterized protein, whose amino-acid sequence MEEKGRVNTFVNDGSFMEMFRKRMEEEKLRGKGEQSVSGAKDGELPGGSNQRRPGCDSATDMTEGSSSGQTPTDKETLLPDQKTTNKTDSDVEQPCGANSQTLSTQQSENMDRNSDIKHEKRKSKWEQVEEKTTADEVTATEDSSKTESAVTTAQKKYSLLSHVGKRKGGKPSLKTGTVKKPKTPEAPKDPWSKYLAEVEKYKAHVCGDEDKSRPLVK is encoded by the exons ATGgaagaaaagggaagagtgaaTACCTTTGTTAATGATGGAAGCTTCATGGAAATGTTCAGAAAGAggatggaagaagaaaaactcaGAGGTAAAGGAGAACAATCAGTGAGCGGGGCGAAGGACGGTGAGCTGCCGGGAGGAAGCAATCAACGACGGCCCGGCTGTGACTCGGCCACGGACATGACGGAAGGGTCGTCGAGTGGCCAAACTCCCACAGATAAAGAAACACTTTTGCCAGATCAAAAAACAACCAATAAAACAGATTCTGATGTTGAACAACCTTGTGGTGCCAATTCGCAAACTTTATCCACACAACAAAGTGAGAATATGGACAGAAATTCAGATATAAAACATGAAAAGCGAAAGTCAAAATGGGAGCAAGTTGAAGAAAAGACAACAGCAGATGAAGTGACAGCAACAGAAGATTCCAGTAAAACAGAATCTGCAGTAACGACCGCCCAGAAAAAGTATAGCCTTTTGTCACAT gtCGGAAAACGAAAAGGGGGGAAACCTTCTCTAAAGACAGGAACCGTAAAGAAGCCCAAGACTCCAGAAGCG CCCAAGGATCCATGGTCCAAGTACTTGGCAGAGGTAGAAAAATACAAAGCGCATGTTTGTGGTGATGAGGACAAATCCCGACCATTAGTCAAGTGA
- the LOC139946446 gene encoding cytochrome c oxidase assembly factor 7-like, whose amino-acid sequence MNKVNFNSEEEVKEYLHNLETEYNYQCHREKTGEGCYRLGEFYASIKGDFEKATAAYNLSCTKYNHVVACNKLGALHLYGRGVTKDRKKAVEYFTKSCDGGYMTGCYGAGVALSGGETRDVPKAVECLKKACNSDHQESCYQLGSIYLQGLDTVQKDMRKAFQFTLKSCKLDHVYGCANVSRMYKLGDGTAKNEKLSQEYKEKAKDLQRQAKEKSAQMKFGETGGK is encoded by the exons ATGAATAAAGTTAATTTCAATAGTGAAGAAGAAGTTAAGGAGTATCTCCATAATCTTGAAACTGAGTACAACTACCAGTGCCACCGTGAAAAGACGGGGGAAG GTTGCTACAGACTGGGAGAATTCTACGCCTCCATAAAAGGTGACTTTGAAAAAGCGACTGCTGCATATAATCTGAGCTGCACTAAGTACAACCATGTTGTAGCATGCAACAAGTTGGGAGCATTACATCTGTATGGAAGAG GTGTTACCAAAGATAGAAAAAAGGCTGTAGAGTACTTCACAAAGAGCTGTGATGGAGGATACATGACAGGATGTTACGGTGCTGGTGTCGCACTGAGTGGCGGTGAGACTCGCGATGTCCCCAAAGCAGTCGAGTGCCTCAAGAAAGCCTGCAATAGTGACCACCAAGAAAGCTGTTATCAACTCGGAAGCATTTATCTGCAGGGTTTAGATACTGTTCAGAAGGACATGCGAAAAGCCTTCCAGTTTACATTGAAGAGCTGTAAGCTTGATCATGTCTATGGCTGTGCTAATGTTAGTCGTATGTATAAGCTTGGAGACGGCACGGCGAAGAATGAGAAATTATCACAAGAATACAAAGAGAAAGCGAAGGACTTGCAACGACAGGCGAAGGAGAAATCGGCACAGATGAAATTTGGAGAAACGGGTGGAAAATGA
- the LOC139946356 gene encoding NADH dehydrogenase [ubiquinone] 1 alpha subcomplex subunit 11-like — MGIARIDNLDGKEPMRNVLNTTAVGGAAGIAYSGTNLVMFFPKTFGEAVGRSLTHTATLAMMGAVFGAGTTISASVRGKDDLYNYFIGGCLSGVMLGAKTHSYPIGSGACVGLGSLAAFSKLWHRQGWGPVVPKPTY; from the exons ATGGGTATTGCTCGCATAGATAACTTGGACGGCAAAGAACCGATGAGGAATGTTTTGAACACGACGGCTGTAGGCGGTGCTGcag gtatCGCCTACTCAGGAACGAATCTTGTTATGTTCTTCCCTAAGACATTCGGAGAAGCAGTAGGACGGTCCCTTACCCATACAGCAACATTAG CCATGATGGGCGCAGTTTTTGGAGCAGGAACCACAATTTCAGCATCTGTAAGAGGAAAAGATGACCTGTACAATTATTTCATCGGTGGATGCTTGTCAGGAGTCATGCTTGGAGCTAAGA CTCACAGTTACCCCATTGGATCAGGAGCTTGTGTTGGTTTGGGCTCCCTGGCGGCATTCTCCAAGTTATGGCATAGGCAAGGATGGGGTCCTGTTGTCCCCAAACCAACATACTAA
- the LOC139946353 gene encoding store-operated calcium entry-associated regulatory factor-like — protein sequence MAILRCLQVLLLAIFVNDISAAFGFGGGKDKVILNDVKVLTLRADHMTTGRRSSPVPQLKCIGGSAGCSAFKPQVVQCHNQGSDGYDIQWECKTDMDNEYRFGRIEVTCEGYSHPDDEFILKGSCGLEYTLDLTKEGTQKSGYQRQHSYYGSDGYQGNSYSYKKSSGIGDWITLAIIGVIIYGIYRTCIATSSHDPDNPDDGYPRPAGYGTGAGGNPPPPGFRPGYGGSDSCSGSRGGGYGTGRGAGGGMGGGGFWSGAATGGMLGYLFGSRGNRGYGYGAPTYGRRGYGNSGFFGGGGGGGGFGGGGFSGGASSGTRTSSGFGGTRRR from the exons ATGGCGATTTTAAGATGTTTACAAGTCCTTCTGTTGGCGATTTTCGTTAACGATATATCTGCAGCCTTTGGATTCGGTGGAG GAAAGGACAAAGTCATATTAAATGATGTTAAAGTCCTGACACTGCGTGCTGATCACATGACCACAGGTAGACGCAGCAGTCCAGTACCACAG TTGAAGTGCATTGGTGGATCAGCAGGCTGTTCAGCCTTCAAACCACAAGTTGTCCAGTGCCACAATCAAGGTTCAGATGGCTATGATATTCAG TGGGAGTGTAAGACAGATATGGATAATGAATACAGATTTGGGCGAATTGAAGTGACATGTGAGGGCTATTCACACCCGGATGATGAATTCATCTTAAAAGGATCCTGTGGG TTGGAATACACCTTGGACCTCACCAAGGAAGGTACACAGAAAAGTGGTTACCAACGTCAGCATAGTTACTATGGCAGCGATGGTTACCAAGGTAACAGCTATAGCTACAAGAAGAGCTCCGGAATTGGTGATTGGATAACTCTAGCCATCATCGGTGTTATCATCTATGGGATCTACAGGACCTGCATAGCTACCAGTTCTCATGA TCCAGACAATCCAGATGATGGCTACCCTAGGCCAGCTGGTTATGGCACAGGCGCCGGGGGAAACCCCCCACCACCGGGCTTCAGACCGGGCTATGGAGGGTCGGATAGCTGCTCTGGTTCACGAGGAGGCGGCTATGGCACAGGACGGGGTGCTGGTGGGGGAATGGGTGGAGGTGGATTCTGGTCTGGAGCTGCAACAGGTGGAATGCTGGGCTACTTATTTGGGAGCAGAGGAAA TCGTGGCTATGGTTATGGTGCACCCACTTATGGTCGCCGGGGTTACGGGAACAGTGGATTTTTCGGCGGGGGTGGAGGCGGTGGTGGGTTTGGAGGAGGAGGCTTCAGCGGGGGAGCATCATCAGGCACAAGAACATCATCTG